The following are from one region of the Sphingomonas oryzagri genome:
- a CDS encoding spermidine synthase: MTDTVGSLVDTADILGGGQLQLVRYGQDYEILFDDEQLMGSWAHRSEEALATLVSDRLGARAERILIGGLGMGFTLAAARTAFSADTSIVVAELVPKVVAWASGLLAPLFGDSLRDPRVLLEIRDVHDVIVEQADSFDAILLDVDNGPDSLIHIANERLYCNWGLRAAHRALRPGGVLAVWSAYQDPVFSERLKQAGFAVEELSVDAGEANPDTWHTIWLATTESEQSAPKF, from the coding sequence GTGACTGACACCGTGGGCAGTCTTGTCGACACCGCCGATATCCTGGGCGGCGGCCAACTCCAACTCGTCCGCTATGGACAGGACTACGAGATCCTGTTCGACGACGAGCAGTTGATGGGTAGTTGGGCCCACCGATCCGAGGAAGCGCTGGCGACGCTGGTATCCGATCGTCTCGGAGCACGCGCCGAGCGCATTCTGATCGGCGGCTTGGGGATGGGCTTCACGCTCGCGGCGGCCCGAACCGCATTCAGCGCCGACACGTCCATCGTCGTCGCAGAGCTCGTGCCGAAAGTCGTGGCCTGGGCCAGCGGCCTGTTGGCCCCGCTGTTCGGGGATTCGCTTCGTGATCCGAGGGTTTTGCTCGAAATTCGGGATGTCCACGACGTGATCGTGGAGCAGGCCGACAGCTTCGACGCCATCCTGCTCGATGTCGATAATGGGCCGGACAGCTTGATCCACATCGCGAACGAACGGCTTTATTGCAATTGGGGGCTGCGCGCCGCCCACCGGGCGCTGCGGCCGGGTGGTGTGTTGGCAGTATGGTCGGCCTATCAGGATCCTGTTTTTTCCGAGCGCCTGAAACAAGCCGGTTTTGCGGTGGAAGAACTCAGTGTCGACGCTGGCGAGGCAAACCCCGACACCTGGCATACGATCTGGCTAGCGACGACCGAATCCGAGCAGTCAGCGCCGAAATTTTAG
- a CDS encoding TetR family transcriptional regulator → MSKGDVRRRLQEAALALFQERGYDGTTATEIAARVGVTERTFFRYFASKRDVLFDEDALHEGLSAAIAEASDGLSPMALLRRAFVSLIPLLERNRPLSEPARAIIAVTPVLQERYLAKAAATSMLLAEALRMRGVDQDVATLAAASGMGVIGQAMESWFNDPSAGLGQHLDRAFQAWSRLS, encoded by the coding sequence ATGAGCAAGGGGGATGTGCGGCGCAGACTGCAGGAGGCGGCACTGGCGCTTTTTCAGGAGCGGGGTTATGACGGTACCACCGCTACCGAAATCGCGGCGCGCGTCGGGGTGACCGAACGTACCTTCTTCCGCTATTTCGCGAGCAAACGGGACGTGCTGTTCGACGAAGACGCGCTGCACGAGGGCCTGTCAGCCGCGATCGCGGAGGCGTCCGACGGCCTGTCGCCGATGGCGCTGCTGCGCCGCGCTTTCGTGTCCTTGATCCCGCTGCTCGAGCGCAACCGCCCCTTGAGCGAGCCGGCGCGCGCAATCATCGCCGTTACGCCCGTGCTGCAGGAGCGCTATCTGGCCAAGGCCGCAGCCACCAGCATGCTGCTGGCAGAAGCTTTGCGGATGCGCGGCGTCGACCAGGACGTCGCGACGCTGGCGGCCGCGTCCGGCATGGGGGTAATCGGACAGGCGATGGAGTCGTGGTTCAATGATCCATCGGCCGGCCTGGGCCAGCATCTCGATCGAGCATTCCAAGCTTGGTCGCGTTTGTCCTGA
- a CDS encoding phosphatase PAP2 family protein: protein MSGSRVHRHQVELRSKVPFLPTRWLILIVTISALMDGVLLHAAGLSIAETPTALGFGVWALAAAFFCIHFRMPATERQRIARDFIEGLSLFALISLLGAIASYPLAAGHHALVDPELERVDLTLHFHWVSLYEWIAGHSWAQMPERVAYLSIFATPAVLIGYFAWTERRAESRAFLATFWVAAVMTLSLFPLFPAAGPFSSLWRGAAPYMPLSALYQDQVILALRQHAIHQIDLGELHGLVCAPSFHAASAVIYIATALRVRSLRWPLVALNILMLMATPVEGTHYLADLLAGGIVAVTALWLTPVLIKMAEGASFSWFLRIRELQPVAAE from the coding sequence ATGAGCGGTTCGCGTGTTCATCGTCACCAAGTCGAACTTCGTTCTAAGGTGCCCTTCCTTCCCACCCGCTGGCTTATTCTGATCGTGACAATATCCGCGCTGATGGACGGCGTCCTGCTGCACGCGGCAGGGCTGTCGATCGCCGAAACCCCGACAGCGCTGGGCTTTGGCGTGTGGGCTCTCGCCGCAGCATTCTTTTGCATCCACTTCCGGATGCCAGCTACTGAACGACAACGAATTGCACGGGATTTCATTGAGGGATTGTCGCTCTTCGCTCTGATCAGCCTCTTGGGCGCGATCGCGAGCTATCCGCTCGCCGCTGGCCATCATGCTTTGGTGGACCCGGAGCTGGAGCGGGTCGATCTTACCCTGCATTTCCACTGGGTCAGCCTGTATGAATGGATCGCTGGTCATTCTTGGGCTCAGATGCCCGAGCGCGTGGCCTATCTCAGCATTTTTGCGACGCCAGCGGTGTTGATCGGCTATTTCGCCTGGACAGAGCGCCGCGCGGAAAGTCGCGCCTTTTTAGCGACCTTCTGGGTTGCAGCTGTCATGACACTGAGCCTCTTTCCGCTGTTTCCGGCTGCGGGGCCGTTTTCGAGCCTGTGGCGAGGAGCCGCTCCCTACATGCCGCTCAGCGCGTTGTACCAGGATCAGGTTATCTTGGCGCTACGCCAGCACGCCATCCATCAAATCGATCTCGGCGAGCTCCACGGTCTGGTCTGTGCACCAAGTTTTCACGCCGCGAGCGCCGTGATTTATATCGCAACGGCGTTACGCGTCAGGAGTCTGCGATGGCCGCTCGTCGCACTCAATATCTTGATGTTGATGGCAACTCCAGTGGAAGGCACGCATTATCTTGCGGACCTTCTGGCGGGCGGGATCGTCGCAGTCACAGCGCTTTGGCTCACCCCGGTGTTGATAAAAATGGCCGAGGGAGCAAGCTTTTCCTGGTTTCTGCGGATAAGGGAACTGCAACCCGTCGCCGCGGAGTGA
- a CDS encoding NADP-dependent oxidoreductase: protein MSAADIKSMSATDRLRLRLRRCKPHLSVSVVQEIDMMMVASTAKIMCTLRFHEFGEPADVLRLERAAMPEPMAGTVAVRVDACGLNPADWALCRGLFPGDLPRGIGLDVCGTVTAIGAGVNDVSIGDRVFGAADYRNHPTAGASDHAVLDHWAPVPEGLGPLEAAALPMAVETACRYIAFLDPKAGETLLINGAGTMIGFAAVQVALLKGVRVVATAGRTFADQLRALGAEVTAHGDGMVERLGALLPAPPDHVLDVAPVNLTPGGGIASALPDLVKVAGGDARRVVTVADFAGAAATGARTGMEDITSIEDVMRWDQLGIYAAHAADGRFTIPIARTFALEDWREALEISLSGKSGGKLVLRIGCDIGA from the coding sequence TTGTCAGCCGCTGACATTAAATCTATGTCAGCCACTGACAGGCTACGGCTCCGGTTGCGACGGTGCAAGCCGCACCTGTCCGTTTCAGTTGTGCAGGAGATCGACATGATGATGGTCGCGTCCACCGCCAAGATAATGTGTACGCTGCGTTTCCACGAATTCGGCGAGCCGGCCGACGTTCTGCGGCTCGAGCGGGCTGCCATGCCCGAGCCGATGGCCGGCACAGTGGCTGTGCGGGTGGACGCCTGTGGGCTCAACCCGGCCGACTGGGCCTTGTGTCGCGGCCTGTTTCCCGGGGATCTGCCTCGGGGCATCGGGCTGGACGTGTGCGGCACGGTCACGGCGATCGGCGCGGGGGTGAACGACGTTTCGATAGGCGACCGCGTGTTCGGAGCAGCGGACTATCGCAACCATCCGACCGCCGGTGCCTCCGATCATGCGGTTTTGGACCATTGGGCACCGGTCCCGGAGGGACTGGGGCCGCTCGAAGCCGCCGCGCTGCCGATGGCGGTCGAGACCGCCTGTCGCTACATCGCCTTCCTCGATCCCAAGGCCGGCGAGACGTTGCTCATCAACGGCGCGGGCACGATGATCGGTTTCGCGGCGGTGCAGGTCGCGCTGCTGAAGGGCGTTAGGGTCGTCGCAACCGCCGGGCGAACATTTGCCGATCAACTGCGCGCGCTTGGCGCCGAGGTGACGGCGCACGGCGATGGCATGGTCGAGCGGCTGGGCGCGTTATTGCCGGCTCCGCCGGATCATGTGCTGGATGTCGCACCCGTCAATCTTACACCCGGGGGCGGCATCGCGAGCGCCCTGCCGGATCTCGTCAAGGTCGCCGGCGGCGATGCCAGGCGCGTCGTCACCGTTGCCGATTTTGCGGGCGCCGCCGCGACGGGCGCGCGGACCGGCATGGAAGACATCACGTCGATCGAGGACGTCATGCGGTGGGACCAACTCGGCATCTATGCCGCCCATGCCGCCGATGGTCGGTTCACGATCCCGATCGCTCGCACCTTCGCGCTTGAGGATTGGCGCGAGGCACTGGAGATCAGTCTGAGCGGAAAGTCGGGTGGGAAGCTTGTCCTGCGGATCGGATGCGATATCGGGGCTTGA
- a CDS encoding winged helix-turn-helix domain-containing protein, translated as MNYERTTRYGDLVLDRECLFAIRGGNKVHFTRNERAILLALSRNPNLLMTRSRLLDEIEADEDRSDRYIDFLINRIRFKLDDNSKSSTFIHTRYGEGYTWVATQNAVVKIDAFLVIAAKFSPDRHIIGRDASALIERLHKAISAGVAPHKTILASENWRHGVKDKVRHLLHLNFQASGETIFCVVTLREMPSRRITMSFPVDLKPSNAASLTAGIDEISRTVVVALNRSLDNASTGLGLASGDPTEDRLQQTSIVLLGANPRWTSGAQLAEERAHHPGNADLAFQWCLHLFSRLTVANPFESVDLAERHRFEREIEATVLEHLPSAEDNPLLMFAAAKLLYYIDRGHLELAEDLADRALARTGDSTASFALMGQLRCARGRFDEAVEFFDRGTKQIDLGRDFQLHIRTMKCLALLAAGRRAALDAALAQIDTAPPCPHYIASMVDWTFSPHEQPLSAASARALAAIGPTGAANAIEYAYLTSVRQMISEQARANVMRGLIAQVMRVHGVSAIPAFFRSAIGLNAAA; from the coding sequence ATGAACTACGAGCGTACCACCCGATACGGCGACCTCGTCCTCGACAGAGAATGCTTGTTCGCGATCCGCGGCGGAAACAAGGTTCATTTCACCAGGAACGAACGCGCCATCCTGCTGGCGCTGTCGCGCAATCCGAACCTGCTCATGACACGCAGCCGCCTTCTGGACGAGATCGAAGCGGATGAGGACCGATCAGACCGCTACATCGATTTCCTCATCAACAGGATCCGGTTCAAGCTGGACGACAATTCCAAATCGTCGACGTTCATCCATACCCGCTATGGCGAGGGTTACACGTGGGTCGCGACGCAGAATGCTGTTGTAAAGATTGATGCATTCCTGGTCATCGCGGCGAAATTTTCTCCCGATCGCCATATCATAGGTCGAGATGCGTCCGCGCTGATCGAAAGGCTCCACAAGGCGATCAGCGCGGGTGTCGCGCCTCACAAGACGATCCTCGCGAGTGAGAACTGGCGCCACGGTGTCAAGGACAAGGTGCGCCACCTCCTGCACCTCAATTTTCAAGCCAGTGGCGAGACGATCTTTTGCGTGGTCACACTGCGTGAGATGCCGTCGAGGCGGATCACCATGTCTTTCCCGGTTGACCTCAAACCGTCCAACGCGGCGAGCCTCACAGCAGGAATAGACGAGATTTCTCGAACAGTTGTGGTCGCTCTGAATCGCAGCCTCGACAACGCATCGACTGGCCTCGGCCTGGCTTCGGGCGACCCGACCGAGGACCGCCTGCAGCAGACTTCCATCGTTCTGCTCGGTGCGAATCCGCGATGGACGAGCGGAGCCCAGCTCGCCGAGGAAAGGGCGCACCATCCCGGCAACGCCGATCTGGCATTCCAATGGTGCTTGCATCTCTTTTCCCGCCTCACCGTCGCGAATCCATTCGAATCCGTCGACTTGGCGGAGCGTCATCGCTTCGAACGCGAGATCGAGGCGACGGTGCTGGAGCACCTGCCTTCCGCAGAAGACAATCCGTTGCTGATGTTCGCCGCCGCCAAGTTGCTTTATTACATCGACCGTGGGCATCTCGAGCTCGCCGAAGATCTGGCCGACCGCGCGCTCGCCCGAACCGGCGACTCCACCGCTTCCTTTGCCCTCATGGGCCAGTTGCGTTGTGCGCGCGGCCGCTTTGACGAGGCGGTAGAATTCTTCGATCGAGGCACGAAGCAGATCGACCTCGGGCGCGATTTTCAACTCCATATCAGGACCATGAAGTGCCTCGCCCTTCTCGCGGCGGGGAGGCGCGCCGCGCTCGATGCCGCGTTGGCGCAGATCGACACGGCGCCGCCATGCCCTCACTACATCGCCTCCATGGTCGACTGGACTTTCTCGCCCCACGAGCAACCGCTGTCGGCCGCATCGGCAAGAGCGCTCGCCGCGATTGGCCCGACGGGTGCGGCGAACGCGATCGAATATGCCTACCTCACCTCCGTGCGACAGATGATCTCGGAGCAGGCCCGTGCGAATGTGATGCGCGGTCTGATCGCGCAGGTCATGCGCGTCCATGGCGTATCGGCGATTCCGGCCTTCTTTCGTAGCGCCATCGGGCTGAACGCCGCCGCGTGA
- a CDS encoding TonB-dependent siderophore receptor yields MTAFRAQAFSRSRQVILLAGIACAALVALPAMAADPDAKDKQGSDIVVTAAKLKEAQLNESASATGLDLSLRETPQSISVIDRQRIEDFALTNIADVLDQAVGVNVNRNETDRTDYTSRGFDVTNRQVDGIGVALQGGVQFGDLDTVLYERVDIVRGANAMMTGVGNPSATINYLRKRPTAQFQANVSAQGGSFDMWRIEGDVSGPLNAAGTIRARVIDAHEERGSYLDYNHTNRDVGGVLLAADITPDLTATIGYSAQDNRSRGVIWGALPLVFNDGSRIPYKRSANTGQPWTYWNNLDQTAFGELAWKVGGDWTLRGVFTYHDLKSNARVLYASGGEIGPDPATGEGIQGYSSLFRDRYKQYLVDGYASGSVELFGRRHQLAFGVSSGWAPQTEADADTDATLDYGDIRQLASARFPVPTYGPITREGHLEDHLTRVYGAAHIDFADRLKGVAGFTAIWLDTTGDSYGTDEARSNSKVSPYAGLLFDLTKHLTVYASYTDIFNPQVEVASTGRRLDPARGSSLEAGIKGDWLDGKLYATAAVFRARQSGLATFAGTFDGTNGNGPIGGSFYTGQTTTARGVEAEISGRVTDRWMLGGGITHLHLRDDTGADARLFVPRGTLKVTATYQIPEWHDFKLGANFRYQSAVRGNDDSNGLPIRQGGYATLDLLAGFKIAEHVEASVNIRNVTNVRYLNSVEWGQAFYAAPRSAIGTLRFSY; encoded by the coding sequence ATGACGGCGTTCCGGGCGCAGGCTTTTTCGCGATCCCGCCAGGTGATCCTGCTGGCCGGTATAGCCTGCGCGGCGCTCGTCGCGCTCCCGGCCATGGCCGCCGATCCGGATGCGAAGGACAAGCAGGGCAGCGACATCGTCGTCACCGCCGCCAAACTGAAGGAAGCCCAACTCAACGAAAGCGCGTCGGCGACCGGCCTCGATCTTTCGCTCCGCGAGACGCCGCAGTCGATCTCCGTCATCGATCGTCAGCGGATCGAGGATTTCGCGCTGACCAATATCGCCGACGTGCTCGATCAGGCGGTCGGCGTGAACGTCAACCGCAACGAGACCGATCGCACCGACTACACATCGCGCGGCTTTGACGTGACTAACCGGCAGGTCGACGGGATCGGCGTCGCGCTGCAGGGCGGCGTCCAGTTCGGTGATCTCGATACCGTCCTTTACGAGCGCGTCGACATCGTCCGGGGCGCGAACGCGATGATGACGGGCGTGGGCAATCCGTCCGCGACGATCAACTATCTGCGCAAGCGCCCGACCGCGCAGTTCCAGGCCAATGTATCGGCCCAGGGGGGATCGTTCGACATGTGGCGCATCGAAGGCGACGTATCGGGCCCGCTCAATGCCGCCGGCACGATCCGCGCCCGCGTGATCGATGCGCATGAGGAGCGCGGCTCCTACCTCGACTACAATCACACCAATCGTGATGTCGGCGGCGTGCTGCTGGCGGCGGACATCACGCCGGACCTGACCGCCACCATCGGCTATTCCGCCCAGGACAACCGCTCGCGCGGCGTGATCTGGGGCGCGCTCCCGCTGGTGTTCAACGACGGCAGCCGCATCCCGTACAAACGATCGGCCAACACCGGCCAGCCCTGGACCTACTGGAACAACCTCGACCAGACCGCCTTCGGCGAGCTCGCCTGGAAGGTAGGCGGCGACTGGACGCTGCGCGGCGTCTTCACCTATCACGATCTCAAGTCGAACGCGCGGGTGCTCTATGCGTCCGGCGGCGAGATCGGGCCGGATCCGGCGACCGGCGAGGGCATCCAAGGCTATTCGTCGCTCTTCCGCGATCGCTACAAGCAATATCTCGTCGACGGCTATGCCTCGGGCAGCGTCGAATTGTTCGGCCGCCGCCACCAGCTCGCCTTCGGCGTGTCGAGCGGCTGGGCGCCGCAGACCGAGGCCGACGCCGATACCGACGCCACCCTCGATTATGGCGACATCCGCCAGCTCGCTTCGGCGCGCTTCCCGGTGCCGACCTATGGCCCGATCACGCGGGAGGGTCATCTCGAGGACCATCTGACCCGCGTCTACGGCGCCGCGCACATCGACTTTGCGGACCGGCTGAAGGGCGTGGCCGGTTTCACCGCGATCTGGCTCGACACCACGGGCGATTCCTACGGAACGGACGAGGCGCGCAGCAACAGCAAGGTCAGCCCCTATGCGGGCCTGCTGTTCGACCTGACGAAGCACCTGACGGTCTATGCGAGCTACACCGACATCTTCAATCCGCAGGTCGAGGTCGCCTCGACCGGCCGGCGGCTCGATCCAGCCAGGGGCAGCAGTCTCGAGGCGGGTATCAAGGGCGACTGGCTGGACGGCAAGCTCTACGCCACCGCCGCCGTGTTCCGCGCCCGCCAGAGCGGCCTCGCCACCTTCGCCGGGACATTCGACGGCACCAACGGCAACGGGCCGATCGGCGGATCCTTCTACACCGGCCAGACCACGACGGCGCGCGGCGTGGAAGCCGAGATATCAGGCCGCGTCACCGATCGCTGGATGCTGGGCGGCGGCATCACGCACCTGCACCTGCGCGACGACACCGGCGCGGATGCGCGTCTTTTCGTGCCGCGCGGCACGCTGAAAGTGACCGCCACCTACCAGATTCCCGAATGGCACGACTTCAAGCTGGGCGCCAATTTCCGCTATCAAAGCGCGGTGCGCGGCAACGACGATTCTAACGGACTGCCGATCCGGCAGGGCGGCTATGCCACGCTCGATCTGCTCGCCGGGTTCAAGATCGCCGAGCATGTCGAAGCCAGCGTCAACATCCGCAACGTCACCAATGTCAGATATCTGAACTCGGTGGAGTGGGGCCAGGCCTTCTACGCCGCACCGCGCAGTGCGATCGGCACGCTGCGCTTCAGCTATTGA
- a CDS encoding DUF6481 family protein: MPAFKTPGFQDRQEAAARAKSAALAMYRARPKVDEAVIAERIARRQAREAVEAEKRAAAVLAKEAAAAAKREKELQEAAALEAAAKVEAHAAAEAKASAKAQRVAERKNWTEADRKAARDARYAARKARQGRR; this comes from the coding sequence ATGCCAGCATTCAAGACCCCCGGATTTCAAGACAGACAGGAAGCCGCCGCGCGCGCAAAGAGTGCAGCACTCGCCATGTATCGGGCGAGACCCAAGGTGGACGAAGCGGTGATCGCCGAGCGGATCGCTCGGCGGCAAGCGCGCGAGGCAGTCGAAGCGGAAAAGCGGGCCGCGGCCGTTCTCGCCAAGGAAGCGGCTGCAGCCGCCAAGCGCGAGAAGGAGCTACAGGAAGCCGCCGCCCTCGAAGCCGCCGCGAAGGTGGAAGCGCACGCCGCCGCCGAGGCGAAGGCCAGCGCCAAGGCACAAAGGGTCGCGGAGCGGAAAAACTGGACCGAAGCCGATCGGAAAGCGGCGCGCGACGCGCGTTACGCGGCCCGAAAGGCGCGCCAGGGACGTCGCTGA
- a CDS encoding VOC family protein — protein MTDPANVIAVDHTGFAVSSLDEAVRFWTEALGFTLERQSEMGGDFLHQVTGVDDPSVKTAIVKAPDGYAVELLQYSRGRQNGVVPNCAGSIGAAHLALTVKDIHAAIVRVEAAGWKAKGSPLPIPGGPRKGTLVAYVAGPDHITIELMQPPARQ, from the coding sequence ATGACAGATCCCGCCAACGTAATTGCAGTGGACCACACAGGCTTCGCCGTATCGTCTCTGGACGAGGCCGTTCGATTCTGGACGGAAGCGCTAGGCTTCACACTTGAGCGGCAGTCGGAGATGGGGGGCGATTTCCTGCATCAGGTGACAGGTGTCGATGATCCGAGTGTGAAGACGGCGATCGTCAAGGCACCAGACGGCTACGCGGTCGAGCTGCTACAATATTCTAGAGGGCGCCAGAACGGAGTGGTGCCCAACTGCGCGGGATCGATCGGAGCCGCCCACCTCGCTCTGACCGTGAAGGATATTCATGCCGCCATTGTGCGCGTCGAGGCAGCAGGTTGGAAGGCGAAGGGTAGTCCGCTGCCGATCCCGGGCGGCCCACGGAAGGGAACTCTGGTGGCCTACGTTGCAGGCCCCGATCATATCACGATAGAGCTCATGCAGCCGCCAGCCCGTCAATGA
- a CDS encoding cold-shock protein, producing the protein MITGTVKFFNADKGYGFIAPEDGTTDAFVHISAVERAGMRTLDKDQRISYELETDRRGKTSAVNLQPA; encoded by the coding sequence ATGATCACTGGAACCGTCAAATTCTTCAATGCCGACAAGGGCTATGGCTTCATAGCGCCCGAGGATGGCACCACGGATGCCTTCGTGCATATCAGCGCTGTCGAGCGCGCGGGGATGCGGACGCTGGATAAAGACCAGCGGATTTCCTACGAGCTCGAGACTGATCGTCGCGGCAAGACCTCCGCGGTGAACCTCCAGCCCGCCTAA